The genomic window AATTTCTTCATGGGGGGATCTCCTGTGTGGCGGAATACCGCCAGGGTATGCAGCTTGAAAACTGCGTGGATGGTGGAAGATGCCACAACCTCTCAAGCTGTGACAGCCTTGGTTCCTCTGGACAAAGGCAAGGCGCCTACCACTTTTACCGCGACTTCATCTGAATTGCAAGTGCCTGCGGGCCTTAAGTTGCAATCAACTTTACCTACATGGCTGAAGTGAAGCGGGGCAACTATTCTTCCAGTCACTTGCATCGCAGCGCCTACTCGCACATCCAACGCAGTGCAATATTGATTGCCGAGATTGTCTTATTTGCGGGAGAAAAGCATGCTCATCATCCTATTCCGATCCAAACTGACTGCACAGGCCGGCGAAGACTATCAAGACACGAACGCAGAGATGGAATCGCTGGTCCGGCAGAACCCTGGATTCATTGACGTAAAGAGCTACAAGTCCGAAGATGGCGAGCGGCTGACCGTGGTCTGGTGGAAGGGACAAAGAATCTCTGCGCGAGTGGAGAGAGCTGGCACGTCATCGCGAAGCCCAGAGTACCGGCCGCGAGAAATGGTATCAGTACTATGAAATGGAAGTTGCGACGGTCGAGCGTACCAGCAGTTTTGAAAGAAAGCCGGAGCGCGATGAGAAATGATAAGCCTCAAGCTTACTGCTTCTTCGCCGTCGCGTTGGCAGGCGGCTGCTGTTGTGTGGAATTTTGCGGGGGATAGGTAAACACCATTTCGCCCGGACGGGCATAACGCAATTGCTCGCGCGCCTCCCGCTCGATGGTCTTCGGGTCTGAGCGTAAAGATTTGATATCCGACTGCAGGCGCTCATTTTCCTTCTGCAGATTTTCGATCTCGCCCTGCAGATTGCGGTACTCCACGCGCTTATGCTCATAAGTAAAGATGCCGTTGGCCCCAAACACCACATGCCAACCCACGAGCGCTGCCAACACACCAACGCCTACCGTCGCCAGCTTGCGGCGGCGCGTGTAGATCCATTCGCGTGTTGTTTCAATGATTTCCAAAAATCCTTAATGCCGTAGCACCCAGTCCTTGGCGGCCGCACTCAGCTTCTGCACATCTTCCGTCGAGCGCCCCTCCGAATAGATCCGTACCACAGGCTCGGTTCCCGAAAGGCGAAAGCACACCCACGAGCCGTCCTCAAGGACCAGTTTCAGCCCATCGGTGCGCACCACTTCCGCAACTTTTCTGCCGCTGAACTCATGCGGCTCTTCCCGTAACTTACTAGTTAACTTTGCCTTAACATCCTCCGTCAAGGGGAAGTTCTCGCGCAGGGGATAAAAGGAACCTACTTTGACAAATAGCTTTTGGAGCTGCTGGCCGAGCGATCCTGGTTGTCCCGCGAGCGAGCGTGCAGCCAGCATCTCGCAGCACAGCAACCCAGCCAGCACGCCATCTTTTTCCGGGACATGATGCCGGATAGAAATCCCTGCGCTCTCTTCGCCTCCAATTGCGATCTTATCTTCTTTAATCAGTTCGCCGATGTATTTGAATCCCACCGGAGTCTCATAAAGTTGGATGCCGTAATGCTTAGCCAGGGCATTGATAAGATTCGTGGTCACCACCGATTTACCGACGCCATTTTTCCATCCTCGGCTTTCGACCAGGTATTCGAACAGCAGCGCGATAACGTAATTGGGCGAGATAAATGTTCCGTCGGCATCCACGATACCGAAGCGGTCCGCGTCGCCATCGGTTGCAATGCCGATGTGCGCGCCGTTAGCTTTCATCGCCTGGCGCAGGTCATTCAGAAATGGATCGTCCGGCGCCGGAGCATGCCCGCCGAACAATACATCTCGGTAATCATGTACCGTGGCGACTTCGATACCGGCTTCCCGCAAGAATACGTCGGAGTATCCCCGCGCCGCTCCCCACATTGGATCGAAAGCAATCTTGAGCTTTGCCTTCTTGATCGCATTTAAATCCAGAATCTCGTTGAGGCGCGCCAGGTAAGCGGTTTTCACCTCCACGCTTTCTGCAACGGCCTTCGCCTCGGCTTTGGCCGGCTGCGCAGGCAGGCTGTCGAACTCGGCAATTGCAGCTTCAATCTTTGTTGTCACCTCGGGCAGCGCTGGCGCGCCATCGGGCGTAGAAAATTTGATGCCGTTGTATTCCGGTGGATTGTGCGACGCTGTGAAATTAATCGCTCCGTCGGATTGAACACGGATCACCTCATAGGCAATGGTGGGCGTAGGTGCAGGCTCGGGTACGACTAAAGGTGTAACGCCATGGGATTCTAAAATTCCCTGCGCCAGCTCGACAAACGTCTCTCCCAGAAAGCGCGGGTCGCGTCCGACGATGACTCGATGCTTGTCTTTCCGTGGTTTTTGAGAAACCACGTAGCGGGCGATCCCATGCACCGCACGCCGCACGTTGGCGAAGGTAAAATCTTCGGCCATGACAGCGCGCCATCCTGATGTTCCGAACTTGATTTGGACCATAATAGTTAAGAATAACCTCTCGCAGATTGTAAGATTCAAAACAGCTTCAGCAAGACAACCTAAGTTAATGATACATTCGTCTCTGCTTCTTAATCCCTGAACTCACGGCAGGCCCGCTATGACTGCTAACGCGAACGACAAAAAAATAATTCTTACTACCAGCGGCACCAAAGAAGAAGCCGAGGATATCGCCTGGGCGCTGGTCGAACGCAAACTGGCGGCCTGCGTCAACATTGTGGCGCTGACCTCGATCTTTCGCTGGAAAGATGAAATTGACAGCAATCCGGAGTTCCTGCTCATTATAAAAACCACGGCTGCGGCGTTTGACCGCGTGCAGAATGCAATCAAAGAACTGAATACCTACGAGCTGCCGGAATGTATACAACTTTCGATTGAAACCGGCAGCGAAGCCTACCTGAAGTGGATTGGCGAATCAGTGGAATAATGAACTTGAACCTGCTGTTATGTAACTTTTTCTGCAGTTTCAGCATCCCATCCAGTAGATAATGACAGCAATAGCAGTCGCAATCCACTTTGACGCCGCTGCCGTACTGCATCTAGAAATGAAGTTATTGAGACGTTCACATGTTGATTAAAAAGCCTTCTGATATTCCTTACTCTGAAGTTACCCCAAAGTCGCTTTACATGAACCGGCGCAAGTTTTTGGCCGCTGCTGCCGCCGCAGGAGCAGGCCTGGCAGGTGCAACTTTCTGGAAGATGTCGCAATCATCTTCGCCGGTCCTGGCCGGGACAAAATACGACAACCTGGTGAAGAGCCCTTTCAGCACCACGGAAAAAATTACGTCTATGAACGACGCGACCCACTACAACAACTACTATGAGTTTGGGACCGACAAATCTGATCCGGCCAAAACCTCACAGAGTTTCAAAACCAGCCCGTGGCAGGTTTCAGTTGAAGGAGAGGTCAAGAAAAAGCGCGTCTTCCAGCTCGAAGAGATCGCCAAGCTGGCCCCCATGGAAGAACGCATCTACCGCCATCGTTGCGTTGAAGGATGGTCCATCGTAGTCCCCTGGATCGGGTTCCCCTTGAGCGTCCTGATCAAGCAGTTCGAGCTTACCTCCAAGGCCAAGTATGTTGCCTTCGAGACGCTTTATGATCCCAAGCAAATGCCCGGCCAGCGCGGCAGTCTGTTCGGCAGCGGGCTGGATTGGCCCTATGTCGAAGGCTTGCGCATGGATGAAGCCATGCACCCTCTCGCGCTTCTCTGCTTCGGCATGTATGGTGAATCGCTGCCCAACCAGGATGGCGCGCCGATTCGTCTCGTGCTCCCGTGGAAGTACGGCTTCAAGAGCATCAAGTCCATTGTGAAAATCAAGTTCGTAGATGGCGAGCCGCCCACCACCTGGAACAAGCAGGCGCCAAATGAGTATGGTTTTTATTCCAATGTAAATCCCAGTGTGGACCACCCGCGCTGGAGCCAGGCCACCGAGCGCCGCCTGGGTGAATTTTTCAAACGCAAGACTCTCATGTTCAACGGCTATGCCGACCAGGTCGCCAGTCTCTACAACGGCATGGATTTGCGTAAATACTACTGACGAAAAATCAACCGGACCCATGCCCCCAACTTTTTCACCTTCCATGAAATGGCTGAAGCCGCCGGTATTTGTGCTTTGTTTGGCGCCGGTCGCGATTCTGTTGTTACAGGCATTTCACGATCAGTTGAGGGCAGATTCTCTGCTGACTGCACTTCATCTCAATCCAGATCTGGGCGCGAATCAGATTGAAAAAGTTACTCATACCACCGGCGACTGGATTCTGATCTTCCTTTGCATCACGCTGGCCATCACACCTTTGCGCAAGATTTTGAATCAGCCCTGGCTGATCAAGTTCCGCCGTATGTTTGGTCTGTTTGCATTTTTTTATGCCAGCCTGCACTTCTTGACCTATATCTGGCTCGACCAGTTTTTTGACATGTCGAGCATTCTGAACGATGTGGCCAAGCGCCCATTCATTACCGCTGGGTTCACAGGCTTTGTTCTGCTGATTCCGCTGGCGCTAACCTCAACCGCCGGATGGATACGCCGCCTGGGCGGGAAACGCTGGCAGTGGTTACATCGCCTGATCTACATCAGTGCTATTGCCGGCGTGGTGCACTACTACTGGCTGGTGAAATCGGATGTCCGCCTTCCTCTTCTATACGCTGCAATCGTGACCCTGCTCTTGGGGTTCCGCGCCTTTGTGGCGATTCGCAATCAGCGCCGGCAACTGGCCGCGGATTCGGCCCAGCCTCGTGCTGCATTTCGTCCTACTGAGGCGGCGAAAGACGCAGAATAGCCGTAATTTCTCTCTACAATCTGTTTTGTTGGGCTGGATGAGCGAACTAAGGCTTGCTGGCTTCGGCGGCGGCGGCCAACTGTTTGATGAGGGCTTCCATAAGCTCACGTTGGCCTTGTTCGAATTCTTCAAAGATGATTCCCATACCGACCCCTGGATGCGAGGCCTGCACATGCCCTGAGCAACGGAACTCGGTCATCTTGGTTTGCACCCGCATATTCAATTGCGTCCCCACAGCAAGTGGAGAAAACGTCTGAACGTAGACGCCGCCAAGTGAGATATCAGTCAAGGTGCCCCAAAACCCTCCGGCAGAACCCTCCGGACGCACTTCGACCCCGCCGTCACACACATAACGAACGTGAGACCGTTTTTCAGTAAACGACATTACCTACTCCCTGCAGGCGGAGTCATTGCCAGCGAACCTGATAGTGGCGATACTTTTGCAGAAATCACCTGAAAAAACAAGCTTGAAATTGTATTTTGAACCAGCAAGGCTAACCTGTCCGAGAGGCCAACGTTCTGCCGAAGGC from Terriglobales bacterium includes these protein-coding regions:
- a CDS encoding septum formation initiator family protein, whose translation is MEIIETTREWIYTRRRKLATVGVGVLAALVGWHVVFGANGIFTYEHKRVEYRNLQGEIENLQKENERLQSDIKSLRSDPKTIEREAREQLRYARPGEMVFTYPPQNSTQQQPPANATAKKQ
- a CDS encoding phosphoglucomutase/phosphomannomutase family protein, which translates into the protein MVQIKFGTSGWRAVMAEDFTFANVRRAVHGIARYVVSQKPRKDKHRVIVGRDPRFLGETFVELAQGILESHGVTPLVVPEPAPTPTIAYEVIRVQSDGAINFTASHNPPEYNGIKFSTPDGAPALPEVTTKIEAAIAEFDSLPAQPAKAEAKAVAESVEVKTAYLARLNEILDLNAIKKAKLKIAFDPMWGAARGYSDVFLREAGIEVATVHDYRDVLFGGHAPAPDDPFLNDLRQAMKANGAHIGIATDGDADRFGIVDADGTFISPNYVIALLFEYLVESRGWKNGVGKSVVTTNLINALAKHYGIQLYETPVGFKYIGELIKEDKIAIGGEESAGISIRHHVPEKDGVLAGLLCCEMLAARSLAGQPGSLGQQLQKLFVKVGSFYPLRENFPLTEDVKAKLTSKLREEPHEFSGRKVAEVVRTDGLKLVLEDGSWVCFRLSGTEPVVRIYSEGRSTEDVQKLSAAAKDWVLRH
- the cutA gene encoding divalent-cation tolerance protein CutA, translating into MTANANDKKIILTTSGTKEEAEDIAWALVERKLAACVNIVALTSIFRWKDEIDSNPEFLLIIKTTAAAFDRVQNAIKELNTYELPECIQLSIETGSEAYLKWIGESVE
- the msrP gene encoding protein-methionine-sulfoxide reductase catalytic subunit MsrP, translated to MLIKKPSDIPYSEVTPKSLYMNRRKFLAAAAAAGAGLAGATFWKMSQSSSPVLAGTKYDNLVKSPFSTTEKITSMNDATHYNNYYEFGTDKSDPAKTSQSFKTSPWQVSVEGEVKKKRVFQLEEIAKLAPMEERIYRHRCVEGWSIVVPWIGFPLSVLIKQFELTSKAKYVAFETLYDPKQMPGQRGSLFGSGLDWPYVEGLRMDEAMHPLALLCFGMYGESLPNQDGAPIRLVLPWKYGFKSIKSIVKIKFVDGEPPTTWNKQAPNEYGFYSNVNPSVDHPRWSQATERRLGEFFKRKTLMFNGYADQVASLYNGMDLRKYY
- a CDS encoding protein-methionine-sulfoxide reductase heme-binding subunit MsrQ encodes the protein MPPTFSPSMKWLKPPVFVLCLAPVAILLLQAFHDQLRADSLLTALHLNPDLGANQIEKVTHTTGDWILIFLCITLAITPLRKILNQPWLIKFRRMFGLFAFFYASLHFLTYIWLDQFFDMSSILNDVAKRPFITAGFTGFVLLIPLALTSTAGWIRRLGGKRWQWLHRLIYISAIAGVVHYYWLVKSDVRLPLLYAAIVTLLLGFRAFVAIRNQRRQLAADSAQPRAAFRPTEAAKDAE
- a CDS encoding PilZ domain-containing protein, with amino-acid sequence MSFTEKRSHVRYVCDGGVEVRPEGSAGGFWGTLTDISLGGVYVQTFSPLAVGTQLNMRVQTKMTEFRCSGHVQASHPGVGMGIIFEEFEQGQRELMEALIKQLAAAAEASKP